Proteins co-encoded in one Juglans regia cultivar Chandler chromosome 16, Walnut 2.0, whole genome shotgun sequence genomic window:
- the LOC108997178 gene encoding uncharacterized protein LOC108997178: MVRPRKPTNETDDELPRGDGNYAMVRALNRMTEFLQQNFCPQQGDQNRVLQAGCTYERFLAHRTPTFTGEEDPLLTGMWIEDLERTFEVCGCTEAHKVLYGSYLLHGEAANWWKTKRELLEMELGSFAAVSWQRFKKEFDDCFFPIFMRRLVEVASIAERERGVVVGSPLGKKRLNVDGEGSSSGSPQKFVQRTRARSQAASGVRIGGRAPVCGRCNRAHEGECRQGWNQCFQCGQMGHFACECPNWTQGNQGGHHSARTNQRQLVQAWVYALTPGSAGDEVPETQDAGIMAA, translated from the exons ATGGTACGACCAAGAAAGCCGACCAATGAGACCGATGATGAATTGCCGAGAGGCGATGGGAATTACGCCATGGTAAGGGCGTTAAATCGGATGACAGAGTTCCTTCAGCAGAATTTTTGTCCACAGCAAGGAGATCAGAATAGGGTGTTGCAAGCCGGGTGCACCTACGAGCGCTTCCTAGCGCATAGGACCCCTACCTTTACTGGTGAAGAGGATCCACTTCTGACTGGAATGTGGATTGAAGATCTCGAAAGGACATTCGAAGTCTGTGGTTGCACAGAGGCCCATAAGGTGTTGTATGGGAGTTACCTGCTGCATGGTGAAGCAGCTAATTGGTGGAAGACTAAGCGGGAACTCCTAGAGATGGAGTTGGGATCTTTTGCGGCAGTGTCTTGGCAGCGCTTCAAGAAAGAGTTCGACGACTGTTTCTTCCCTATTTTCATGAGACG GTTGGTCGAGGTGGCCTCAATTGCTGAGCGAGAGCGAGGTGTTGTGGTAGGCTCCCCTCTGGGTAAGAAGCGACTGAACGTTGATGGTGAAGGGAGCAGCTCCGGGTCGCCACAGAAGTTTGTGCAAAGGACCAGGGCCCGATCGCAGGCAGCCTCCGGTGTACGTATTGGGGGCCGAGCTCCAGTTTGTGGCAGATGTAATAGAGCCCACGAGGGTGAGTGTCGTCAGGGTTGGAACCAGTGCTTTCAGTGCGGTCAGATGGGGCACTTTGCTTGTGAGTGCCCTAATTGGACCCAAGGGAATCAAGGTGGTCATCACAGTGCTAGAACTAATCAGAGGCAACTAGTTCAGGCTTGGGTGTACGCGTTGACTCCTGGTAGTGCTGGCGACGAGGTTCCAGAGACTCAGGATGCTGGAATTATGGCAG CGTGA